In Xylanibacillus composti, the following proteins share a genomic window:
- the greA gene encoding transcription elongation factor GreA, producing the protein MSEKEVILTQEGLKKLEEELENLKSVKRREVAERIKVAIGYGDISENSEYEDAKNEQAFIEGRVITLEKMLRNARIINDDEVDTETVNIGSKVILKDLEFGDTVEYTIVGTAESDPSQNKISNESPVGKAILGKKKGSTVDVNVPAGIIQYKIMDIKK; encoded by the coding sequence ATGAGCGAAAAGGAAGTCATTTTAACCCAGGAAGGCTTGAAAAAACTCGAAGAAGAGCTCGAAAACCTGAAATCCGTGAAGCGTCGTGAAGTGGCGGAGCGGATTAAAGTGGCTATCGGCTATGGAGATATTAGCGAGAACTCGGAATACGAGGATGCGAAGAATGAGCAAGCCTTCATTGAAGGCCGTGTCATTACTTTGGAGAAGATGCTTCGCAATGCGCGGATTATCAACGATGACGAAGTTGACACGGAAACGGTGAACATTGGCTCCAAGGTCATTCTCAAGGATCTGGAGTTCGGCGATACGGTCGAATACACCATCGTGGGCACAGCGGAATCCGACCCGTCACAGAACAAAATTTCCAACGAGAGCCCCGTTGGCAAAGCGATTCTCGGCAAGAAGAAAGGCTCCACGGTTGATGTCAACGTTCCAGCCGGCATTATTCAGTATAAAATCATGGATATCAAGAAATAA